In the genome of SAR202 cluster bacterium, the window GAGATCAAAGGTCTTCAACGCCGTGAGGCCTACCGCACTGGTCAGGGGTCCCTTAGTGAGGACCATCCAGACGTCCTCCCAGACCTGGAAACCGCCATCATGGAGCTGTCCACCGCTGAAGAGGAACTGCGCCAGCAGCAAGAAGAGCTTGAGGCCGCCATTGTGGCCTTGCAAGCCGAGCGCCAACGCTACCGCGAACTCTTTGAATTTGCCCCCTCAGGCTACCTCGTCACCGATACACACACTAAAATCATCGAGGCCAACCACAGCGCCGCCCAGCTCCTCAACGTCCCCGCCGCCAACCTCGCAAACACTCCCTTCATCAACTTCGTCCTCCCCGGCGACAAGAAAGCCTTCCGCGACCGCCTCGCTCGCCTCATCGAAGACGACTTCCCAACCCCCGAGGACAATCTCGAATGGGTTGTACGCCTCCTCCCAGTGGAAGGACTCCCCCGCGACGTCTTCCTCAACGCCGTCCACATCCCCGCAGGGGAAAACTCCTACGCTACCATCCGCTGGCTCCTCCACGACGTCTCCGGCCGCAAGCGTGAAGAGGCAGACCGTCTCCGTATCGTTCGTGACCTAGCCTCCCGCGCCCGCTCCTAACCCCCCGTCCTCCTCTCATCCGTCATATCGACCCGCCTCTGGCGGGAGAAACTTCAATGTACCGTACGGCAACAACGCTCCATCCTGCCAACCCGAATCTCGCGCTGTCATTCCGAACCCTGTACTCGGGGCGACGAGGAATCTACTATGACGGAAACCCACATCGGCTATCACAAGTCACGCCCCAACTGTCCCTCTCCTATCAGGTTCTCCCCCTTCAGCCTGGAAGAGCCTGGCCGAAGGAAGGGTTGTGGTGTTTTTTTAGCTTCTCCTTCTTCCAGCAGGCTGTACCCAGTCCCGATACAG includes:
- a CDS encoding PAS domain-containing protein, with the protein product MAGDKFKKQLSSLQKEIKGLQRREAYRTGQGSLSEDHPDVLPDLETAIMELSTAEEELRQQQEELEAAIVALQAERQRYRELFEFAPSGYLVTDTHTKIIEANHSAAQLLNVPAANLANTPFINFVLPGDKKAFRDRLARLIEDDFPTPEDNLEWVVRLLPVEGLPRDVFLNAVHIPAGENSYATIRWLLHDVSGRKREEADRLRIVRDLASRARS